Proteins from one Anaerohalosphaeraceae bacterium genomic window:
- a CDS encoding helix-turn-helix domain-containing protein, with product MEINRTNRGCKISSFISRELFETIEERFWRHYGLGIETIGTDGRRIRGLCSESCELAFCSYIRSNPASRKRCLQERLRSLHMAFETGQPYTTLCHAGILFSCIPIMHRETPLGGMLTGKCLSEPFNETIGQDMLKRLAGLRFSAERLFDEARFLPITSGRLLHEAVEFLFILVYETAKLDPHVIEWKRLQTTQQAHIGELIQEHKQAGLEQGYPFELEKRLIVKVKIADKAGADDLLNTLLAGILYHYPGQINILKIRLTELLGILSRAAAEAGADPETLLEKNASYISKVISLQNQEEICLWLSVAVRELIDCVSAAGKPGRLERLQPALEFLQQHFHEKITLEQIARSAHLSVSRLCHLFQERMQTTAVAYLNELRISWAKRLLSTTEKTCLEICFESGFENLSYFNRTFKKLTGLTPSQFRKQHRPAASSVRG from the coding sequence ATGGAAATAAACAGGACAAACAGGGGCTGCAAAATATCTTCCTTCATCAGTCGGGAACTCTTTGAAACCATTGAAGAGCGGTTTTGGAGACATTACGGTCTGGGCATTGAAACAATCGGGACAGACGGCAGACGAATCCGTGGATTGTGCTCTGAATCATGCGAGCTGGCTTTTTGTTCCTATATCCGAAGCAATCCTGCGTCGCGGAAACGCTGTCTGCAGGAGCGGCTTCGCAGTCTGCATATGGCCTTTGAGACGGGGCAGCCTTATACAACGCTTTGCCATGCCGGAATTTTGTTCAGCTGCATTCCGATTATGCATCGGGAAACACCGCTGGGCGGGATGCTGACGGGCAAATGTCTTTCCGAACCGTTCAATGAAACCATCGGGCAGGATATGCTCAAACGGCTGGCCGGCCTTCGCTTTTCAGCCGAGCGGCTCTTTGACGAAGCCCGCTTTCTGCCGATTACCAGCGGACGGCTCCTCCATGAGGCGGTCGAGTTTCTTTTTATCCTGGTCTATGAAACGGCGAAACTGGACCCGCATGTGATCGAATGGAAACGGCTGCAGACCACCCAGCAGGCACACATCGGAGAACTCATTCAGGAACACAAACAGGCCGGCCTGGAGCAGGGGTACCCTTTTGAACTGGAAAAGCGGCTGATTGTCAAAGTGAAAATTGCCGACAAAGCCGGAGCCGACGACCTGCTGAATACACTTTTGGCAGGCATTCTGTACCATTATCCCGGGCAGATTAATATTTTGAAGATTCGTCTGACGGAGCTTCTGGGGATTCTGAGCCGGGCGGCGGCGGAAGCCGGAGCAGACCCGGAAACACTGCTGGAGAAGAACGCTTCCTATATCAGCAAAGTGATTTCTCTGCAAAACCAGGAGGAAATCTGTCTTTGGCTCAGTGTGGCAGTCCGGGAGCTGATTGACTGTGTTTCGGCCGCCGGAAAACCAGGTCGTCTGGAACGGCTTCAGCCCGCCCTGGAGTTTCTCCAACAGCACTTTCATGAAAAAATCACGCTGGAGCAGATTGCCCGTTCGGCGCATTTGAGCGTGTCCCGACTGTGTCATTTGTTTCAGGAACGCATGCAGACAACTGCCGTGGCCTATCTGAATGAACTTCGCATCAGCTGGGCCAAACGGCTGCTTTCAACAACAGAGAAAACCTGTCTGGAAATCTGTTTTGAATCGGGCTTTGAGAACCTGAGTTATTTTAACCGAACTTTTAAAAAACTGACTGGGCTTACGCCCAGCCAGTTTCGCAAACAACATCGTCCCGCCGCCTCGTCGGTGCGGGGATAA
- a CDS encoding substrate-binding domain-containing protein: protein MNKVAVRIIGVGLGLLAVWGCTKKESPAQPSSEKAQWTIGMSQCNLGEPWRVQMNADIRQAAQEKGNLRVIFKDAQNDTLKQQAQVEEFISAGVDLIIISPKEAAPLTPVVAQAYAKGIPVIVLDRRVLGDQYTCFIGADNRKIGRAAGKWIASKLGGKGKIVELKGLMTSTPGQDRHAGFREGIEGTQIEIIFEADMKWLEPNARKEMESALARFPQIDLVYAHNDPGAHGAYLAAKAAGREKNILFVGIDALPQEGQAYVKQGILAASFEYPTGGREAVETAVKILSGQSVPKEIILDSRVFTPENIDQGGEWLGKEK from the coding sequence ATGAACAAAGTAGCCGTTCGAATCATTGGAGTTGGATTGGGACTGCTTGCCGTCTGGGGCTGCACAAAGAAGGAATCCCCTGCGCAGCCCTCTTCGGAGAAAGCGCAGTGGACGATCGGGATGAGTCAGTGCAATCTTGGGGAACCCTGGCGTGTTCAGATGAATGCCGATATTCGCCAGGCCGCTCAGGAAAAAGGCAATCTCCGGGTTATTTTCAAGGATGCCCAAAATGACACCCTCAAGCAGCAGGCCCAGGTCGAAGAGTTCATCAGTGCCGGCGTGGATTTAATTATAATTTCTCCTAAAGAAGCCGCTCCGCTGACTCCCGTTGTGGCACAGGCCTATGCCAAGGGGATCCCCGTCATTGTTCTGGACAGGCGGGTTCTCGGCGACCAGTACACCTGCTTTATTGGGGCGGACAATCGGAAAATCGGTCGTGCGGCCGGCAAATGGATTGCCTCCAAGCTCGGCGGAAAAGGCAAAATCGTCGAACTCAAAGGACTGATGACCTCTACGCCCGGCCAGGACAGACATGCCGGTTTCCGGGAGGGCATTGAAGGGACCCAAATAGAAATTATCTTTGAAGCGGATATGAAATGGCTTGAACCCAATGCCCGAAAGGAAATGGAATCCGCTCTGGCCCGCTTCCCGCAGATTGATTTGGTCTATGCCCATAATGATCCGGGAGCCCACGGTGCTTATCTGGCCGCCAAAGCCGCCGGACGGGAAAAGAACATTCTCTTTGTAGGGATTGATGCGCTTCCCCAAGAGGGGCAGGCCTATGTGAAACAGGGCATCCTCGCCGCCAGTTTTGAGTATCCAACCGGCGGTCGTGAAGCCGTCGAAACCGCCGTCAAAATTCTTTCCGGACAGTCTGTTCCGAAGGAAATAATACTGGACTCGCGGGTCTTTACGCCGGAAAATATTGACCAAGGCGGTGAATGGCTCGGAAAAGAAAAGTAA
- a CDS encoding ABC transporter permease yields MMQTRSSVSLGSWLASPTVRALAALLVVFGLGLLLHADGAFYKWHTHRDMLRAVSVYGILACGMTVVIITAGIDLSVGSVLALVAVLFALMTIHWQWSWMSAVSLCLLAGIGCGVLSGWLIGPLRIQPFIATLAMMVFARGMAKWVSGGQKISTAVQQPDGTYQYVPVPEIFQMLSAKIFGGNLTVVTLIMLGCIIMTWILLRKLRYGRYLYAVGGNEQAARLSGVPVNAVKILAYGLSGLFSAVAGICQAAQELQGDPEAGGGYELSAIAMVVIGGTTLQGGRGSIWLTLIGILTIGYLEKILSINAVGEDKRLMLTGVIIVAAVLLQKSKRF; encoded by the coding sequence ATGATGCAGACACGTTCTTCAGTCTCTCTGGGTTCTTGGCTGGCCTCCCCGACAGTTCGGGCACTGGCGGCTTTGCTGGTGGTTTTTGGGCTGGGTCTTCTTTTGCATGCAGACGGTGCTTTTTACAAGTGGCACACGCACAGGGATATGCTCCGGGCGGTTTCCGTATACGGCATTCTGGCCTGCGGGATGACGGTGGTCATTATTACCGCCGGGATTGATTTGTCGGTCGGCAGCGTCCTGGCTCTCGTTGCCGTGCTTTTTGCGCTGATGACCATCCATTGGCAATGGTCCTGGATGTCAGCAGTTTCTTTGTGCCTTTTGGCCGGCATCGGCTGCGGAGTCCTGTCCGGCTGGCTTATCGGCCCGCTGCGGATTCAGCCCTTTATTGCAACTCTGGCGATGATGGTCTTCGCCCGCGGAATGGCCAAGTGGGTTTCCGGCGGACAGAAGATTTCCACCGCCGTCCAGCAGCCCGACGGAACCTATCAGTATGTGCCGGTGCCGGAGATTTTCCAGATGCTCAGCGCAAAAATCTTCGGCGGAAACCTGACCGTCGTGACCCTGATTATGCTCGGCTGCATTATAATGACCTGGATTCTGCTCAGAAAACTTCGCTACGGACGTTATCTTTATGCTGTCGGCGGAAATGAGCAGGCCGCTCGATTGTCCGGCGTACCGGTCAATGCTGTGAAAATCCTGGCTTACGGTCTGTCAGGTCTGTTTTCCGCGGTTGCCGGAATCTGTCAGGCCGCTCAGGAGCTTCAGGGAGACCCCGAAGCCGGAGGCGGGTATGAGCTGTCCGCCATAGCCATGGTAGTAATCGGCGGGACAACCCTGCAGGGCGGGCGTGGCAGTATCTGGCTGACCCTGATCGGCATTCTAACCATCGGCTATCTGGAGAAAATTCTCAGCATCAACGCCGTCGGAGAAGATAAACGGCTGATGCTTACCGGTGTAATCATTGTGGCAGCCGTTCTCTTGCAGAAAAGTAAACGCTTTTAA